The proteins below come from a single Bombyx mori chromosome 7, ASM3026992v2 genomic window:
- the LOC101742273 gene encoding proteasome assembly chaperone 2, whose protein sequence is MELKWKKLDNSNLRGYTAVVPSVAVGNVGQLACDLLISSLRMKKIASINSIAIVPILGYDPYDHNTIDLSMCCELYKCDEKKIIVLQLRAPLVYKYATSFLKQILEKFKESGINDIVILTSSYAHEKKHIMTSPFRYLVNEYSSYKNEIQKLNWTEHEIIENGIKILGGGFASLLYGICIEQLVPCLILYKYCSEGDNIPDAYEMIQYLDSVLRIFNRDKDLSSQLVQPISWKYLYGRPPPIGIY, encoded by the coding sequence atggAATTAAAGTGGAAGAAACTTGATAACAGTAATTTACGCGGTTATACTGCCGTAGTACCAAGTGTCGCAGTTGGTAATGTGGGACAGCTTGCATGTGATTTACTTATATCATctttaagaatgaaaaaaattGCTTCAATAAATAGTATTGCAATAGTTCCAATATTGGGGTATGACCCATACGATCATAATACAATAGATTTATCAATGTGTTGTGAATTATACAAGTGTGAcgagaaaaaaattattgttctacAACTTCGGGCACCATTGGTGTATAAATATGCAACGTCATTTTTGAAACAGATTCTTGAAAAATTCAAAGAAAGCGGTATAAATGATATTGTGATATTAACAAGTAGCTATGCACACGAGAAGAAACACATAATGACGTCACCATTTAGATATTTGGTAAATGAGTATAGCTCAtacaaaaatgaaatacaaaaattaaactggacCGAGCATGAAATCATTGAAAATGGAATTAAAATACTTGGTGGAGGATTTGCTTCTTTACTTTATGGAATATGTATAGAGCAGTTGGTACCttgtttaattttgtataaatattgtTCTGAAGGAGATAATATACCAGATGCATATGAAATGATCCAATACTTAGATAGTGTACTGAGAATCTTCAATAGAGATAAGGATCTGTCATCTCAATTGGTGCAGCCTATTTCATGGAAATATTTGTATGGACGTCCTCCACCTATTggcatttattaa
- the LOC101742412 gene encoding glycoprotein 3-alpha-L-fucosyltransferase A, with product MRVRAARALRALRRVALLFPLVLTALALILLPRPGPLTPLAQNPTIAAQIHSLKDDQHIQDRSNELQEEVLHEEGDTVSRRHWFMRGGEQRPWKHDPSAQIFPEDAPGDDRIVQQLSYILPNDEEAPIKKILLANGLGAWGVTGGRTEFLRNKCPIDRCHLTADSRDAASADAILFKDHHTPFNVKRSPNQIWILYYLECPYHTASLRSSSFDVFNWTATYRRDSDIVAPYERWVYYDNLIPEKDIERNYAANKTKKVAWFVSNCHARNRRLQYARQLSKFIQVDIYGACGSHHCPRTDPNCLEMLDKEYKFYLAFENSNCRDYITEKFFVNGLQHNVLPIVMGARPSEYAAVAPRNSYIHVEEFAGPEELAAYLHRLDEDQDLYNSYFKWKGTGEFINTYFFCRVCAMIHANERRQRNTHYSDVQAWWRDSTCTRGEWRAMESDTKDNG from the exons ATGCGGGTGAGGGCGGCTCGGGCCCTGCGTGCTTTAAGACGCGTGGCACTCTTGTTTCCGCTAGTATTGACTGCGCTGGCGCTAATCCTGCTGCCGCGCCCGGGACCTCTCACACCCCTTGCACAGAATCCTACCATTGCCGCACAGATCCACTCGCTCAAAGACGACCAGCATATTCAA gaTCGTTCCAATGAACTTCAAGAAGAGGTGCTGCACGAGGAAGGTGACACCGTATCCCGTCGCCACTGGTTCATGCGCGGAGGTGAACAACGGCCTTGGAAACACGATCCTAGTGCACAAATATTCCCTGAGGATGCCCCTGGGGATGACAG AATCGTTCAACAGCTATCATACATATTACCGAACGACGAGGAGGCgcctattaaaaaaatactacttgCCAATGGCCTCGGGGCGTGGGGCGTAACCGGTGGTCGTACAGAATTCCTCCGAAACAAGTGCCCCATAGACCGGTGTCATCTTACGGCGGACTCGAGGGATGCCGCCTCTGCAGACGCTATACTCTTCAAAGATCACCATACGCCTTTTAACGTCAAAAGATCTCCTAATCAG ATTTGGATTCTCTACTACTTGGAATGTCCTTACCACACGGCTTCCTTGCGGTCTTCATCCTTCGACGTATTTAACTGGACTGCAACTTACCGCAGAGACTCTGATATAGTAGCACCTTACGAAAGATGGGTGTATTATGATAATTTGATTCCTGAAAAAGATATAGAAAGGAACTATGCAGCTAATAAAACAAAGAAG GTAGCGTGGTTTGTATCAAACTGCCACGCTCGCAACCGTCGGCTCCAGTACGCGCGGCAACTCAGCAAATTCATCCAAGTGGACATATACGGCGCGTGCGGCTCTCATCACTGCCCACGAACCGACCCCAACTGCTTGGAAATGTTGGACAAAGAATACAAGTTTTATCTGGCTTTTGAAAATTCAAACTGTCGGGATTACATAACGGAAAAATTCTTCGTCAATGGATtaca acaCAACGTTTTACCGATCGTGATGGGAGCCCGGCCATCGGAGTATGCAGCAGTGGCTCCACGTAATTCGTACATTCATGTAGAAGAGTTTGCCGGTCCTGAAGAACTCGCTGCGTACTTACATCGCCTTGATGAAGACCAAGATCTATACAACTCTTACTTTAAATGGAAG GGAACAGGAGAATTCATTAACACATATTTCTTTTGCCGCGTATGTGCGATGATTCACGCGAACGAAAGACGGCAAAGGAATACTCACTACAGCGACGTGCAGGCATGGTGGCGGGACTCCACGTGCACGCGAGG
- the LOC692959 gene encoding peroxisomal biogenesis factor 3 (The RefSeq protein has 13 substitutions compared to this genomic sequence), whose product MFSNIKNFLNRHRRKFLVTGAVVGGLYVLTSYAQKKLRDGQEKEAKKFFEMTRKKQHFEGTERTCNQTILSLSKMVSESIWSWLNTEEIVQKLQENPEDKWALWEQLKITIFTRIGVLVYGLCMLQVALRVQLNVMGGYLYKDSVQEGDPMVDSNLQTKYLSLCHYFVGQGIEDLIKRIEKIVKRVVEPVWLKKKITLQEVEQMFWSIQTIWCTDTVEGDPLKNMVYYLIGHNEINDSKWDTIVKETMDILESDEVISVTMSSVSRSFSCVIDEVANLLVTKSIPPSKNQLEVEDHVITSGVLKLKSEPFVDVNKVEIYFVKLLPVINDLITKNMCKGDNNIPDLLTQQLTLNEKLKLLGANIYEVFSNS is encoded by the coding sequence ATGTTTTCTAACatcaaaaactttttaaatcgTCATAGAAGAAAGTTCTTTGTGACTGGAGCAGTTGTAGGTGGGCTTTATGTACTCACAAGCTATGCTCAGAAAAAATTAAGAGATTGGCAGGAGAAAGAAGCAAAAAAGTTCTTTGAGATGACTCGCAAAAAACAGCATTTTGAAGGCACTGAGAGAACATGCAACCAAACAATACTTTCACTTTCTAAAATTGTATCTGAAAGTATTTTGAGTTTGCTAAACACAGAGGAGATTGTACAAAAACTGCAAGAGAATCCTGAAGATAAATTGGCACTATGGGAACAATTGAAAATCACAATTTTTACAAGAATTTGTGTTTTAGTCTATGGCCTGTGCATGCTTCAAGTTGCACTCAGAGTTCAATTAAATGTCATTGGTGGTTATCTATATAAAGACTCTGTACAAGAAGGAGATCCAATTGTAGATAGTAACTTACAAACAAAATACCTGTCTCTGTGCCACTATTTTGTAGGACAAGGTATAGAAGACTTGATCAAGAGAAttgaaaaaattgttaaaagagTTGTAGAACCAGTTTTGCTTAAAAAAAAGATCACTTTACAGGAAGTAGAGCAGATGTTCTGGTCTATTCAAACTATTTTGTGTACTGACACCGTTGAAGGTGATCCTCTAAAAAACATGGTGTATTATTTAATTGGTCacaatgaaataaatgattcGAAATTGGATACAATTGTTAAAGAAACAATGGACATTTTAGAAAGTGATGAAGTAATTTCAGTTACAATGTCATCAGTTAGCAGAAGTTTTTCATGTGTCATTGATGAAGTTGCAAATTTATTTGTGACCAAATCGATACCACCAAGTAAGAATCAATTAGAAGTAGAAGATCATGTCATCACAAGTGGAGTATTAAAATTGAAGAGCGAGCCTTTTGTTGATGTGAACAAAGTAGAGatttactttgttaaattgTTACCTGTTATCAATGACCTTATTACTAAGAACATGTGCAAAGGTGACAACAACATTCCAGATTTATTAACACAACAGCTAACACTTAATGAAAAGTTGAAGCTATTAGGTGCAAACATTTATGAAGTATTTAGTAATTCATAA